The window TATGCCGCGGCCACCACGGCCGACGGCGTCGCGGTCACCGGTGCGGGCGGCGGCTGGTGGGCGGTCGACGACCCGGAGCTGGACGCCGAGCTGTCACGGCATACCGGGACCGGGTTGGCGGTGCGGCCCGAGGTCGACGTGCCGCACCAGGACGGGGGCGCCGTCTCGCTCGTCGGCACCGCGAGCCTGGAGTGGTGCCGGCAGCAGTGGGGCGTCGACGCCGACCCGCGCCGGCTGCGGGTCAACCTCGTGGTGGAGACGAGCGAGCCGTTCGAGGAGGAGTCGTGGGTCGGCCGCGAGGTCACCGTCGGCGGCGCGACGCTGCGCGTGGTGGAGCGGGTGCCACGCTGCCGCACCGTGGACGTCGCCCAGGACGGCGTCGAGCCCAGGGACCGGCTGCTGACCCCCCTCGGGGCCGAGCGCGACCTGTGCCTGGCGGTCTACGCCGACGTGGTCGTGCCGGGGACGGTCGCCGTCGGTGACCCCGTGGTGGCGACCACCTCCTGACGGAACGCCCGGCTCGGGGCCTACCGCCACCGGGGTCAGGGCAGCCGCTCGCCCCTCATGAGCCGCGACGCGTAGACGTTGGTGACGACCTCACCGTCGAGCCAGGCCGACAGCCGCGCCGCCTCCCGGTCCAACGCCTCCCGGCCCTCGGGCGGGACACGCTCCTCCCCGCCGGGCAAGAGCACCACGCGCACCGTGCCGTCGGGGTCCTGCGCCCAGGCGCCGGCGATCCGTCCGTCCCACCAGGCGGTGTTGCCGGCGTTGCCGTTGGTGTCGAACAGGTAGGGCACGTCGCGCGGGTCGAGGTAGAAGTCGCGTCCGCGCCAGCCCATCGTCGTGGCGTCGAGGGTCGGCAGCAGCGCCGCCCACGGCCCGACCGGCCCCTCCTCCTCGTCGTCGCCGGGCAGCACCCACCCGTGCGCCCCACCGTCGAGAGCCACCCGGACGGCCCCGACGTCGGCGAGCGCGGCGCGCACCGCCGTCTTCGTCGAGCCCAGCCACCAGACGAGGTCGTCCTCGGTGCCGGGGCCG of the Ornithinimicrobium humiphilum genome contains:
- a CDS encoding MOSC domain-containing protein is translated as MSEVVTIRRYPVKAMGGEALERVEVDARGLVGDRWYAVVDTDGRLASAKDSRRFRRRDEVLAYAAATTADGVAVTGAGGGWWAVDDPELDAELSRHTGTGLAVRPEVDVPHQDGGAVSLVGTASLEWCRQQWGVDADPRRLRVNLVVETSEPFEEESWVGREVTVGGATLRVVERVPRCRTVDVAQDGVEPRDRLLTPLGAERDLCLAVYADVVVPGTVAVGDPVVATTS